One window of Sphingobacteriales bacterium genomic DNA carries:
- a CDS encoding biotin--[acetyl-CoA-carboxylase] ligase, with product MQSLNNTIFIGKVFIELPVIDSTNLYASDLLRLETPPLPGTAVFSSGQFEGRGQRGNNWYSEKGKNIALSIILYPKHISLSQQFYLSMAIALGVCRFIQSELNDCDVKIKWPNDLFADGKKIGGILIENTISGNSLQSSVVGIGLNINQTHFPDLPLATSIKLLSGKDFDLYDAVQKLCSYLEATYFLLQPDKLADLKRQYLQNLYRFGEICRFRKSMENLFFYARITGVSENGLLLLTFPDATSQSFDIKELVWG from the coding sequence TTGCAGAGTCTTAATAACACTATCTTTATAGGAAAAGTTTTTATAGAACTTCCGGTGATTGATTCTACTAATTTGTATGCCTCAGACCTGCTCAGGCTTGAAACTCCTCCTTTACCGGGAACGGCAGTTTTTTCTTCAGGCCAGTTTGAAGGACGCGGTCAGCGAGGCAATAACTGGTATTCTGAAAAAGGGAAAAACATCGCCCTCAGTATCATCCTTTACCCCAAACATATTTCCCTCAGTCAACAATTTTACCTCAGCATGGCGATTGCTTTGGGAGTATGTCGTTTTATACAGAGTGAACTGAATGATTGCGACGTTAAAATCAAGTGGCCGAACGATTTATTTGCAGACGGTAAAAAAATTGGCGGCATCCTGATTGAAAACACCATTTCGGGCAATTCACTACAATCTTCTGTGGTGGGTATTGGATTGAATATCAACCAAACTCACTTTCCTGACCTTCCCTTAGCTACTTCCATAAAGCTGCTTTCCGGCAAAGATTTTGATCTCTACGATGCTGTACAAAAACTATGCAGTTATTTAGAAGCAACCTATTTTTTGCTTCAACCCGACAAATTGGCAGACTTAAAGCGACAATATTTGCAAAACCTTTACCGCTTTGGCGAAATTTGCCGGTTCAGAAAATCTATGGAGAATTTGTTTTTTTATGCCCGTATCACCGGAGTTTCAGAAAACGGATTGTTGCTGCTGACTTTCCCGGACGCTACCTCACAAAGTTTTGATATTAAAGAATTGGTTTGGGGCTGA
- a CDS encoding T9SS type A sorting domain-containing protein, with protein sequence MKHSNLLFLLCLLWAGSSLWAQEVVRCLSHEMQLHQAAQHPGYAKAVQKTFDEAKTFAQNNEIAKAGGNEILRIPVVVHIVFNTSIQNVPDEAVFEQIEILNRDYRRQNSDTTLTRDEFLPVAGDAGIEFYLAELDPDGNPTTGITRTQTSVANFSPLSGIDIFEIINQILACGINPLDLLTGAPLTPEQEVCLNAVLASLGGFDAMKFADQGGKDAWPTDRYLNIWVCNMDDGSGVGTVLGFAYPPASAPNWPPGSAGTLQTDGVAVHYPVFGGTANPALSAALAAVVGEGRTCVHEVGHYLGLRHIWGDGDCTQDDGIADTPFSDSASQQECNYSKNSCVDSPVNFPDMIENYMDYSDEDCMNIFTLQQIGIMRAMLLGPRSGLLEGQQISAPVCDFIASSTSVSVNEPVQFTDLSTGGISEWYWAFGNGDGSTIQNPVYAYPEPGLYAVSLTVINDLGNDFELKEGYILVSEAVGIEENGFVSEIKINPNPTKGFLNIEFPASQNTTPYHISVMNISGQEVLRMETTSNTTFDLSAQPDGVYLVKVTQADQSMTQKVLLQH encoded by the coding sequence ATGAAACACTCAAACTTACTCTTCTTATTATGCCTGCTTTGGGCAGGTTCTTCTCTTTGGGCACAAGAAGTAGTGCGTTGTCTTAGTCATGAAATGCAACTACATCAGGCAGCACAACACCCGGGATATGCCAAAGCGGTTCAAAAAACCTTTGACGAGGCAAAAACTTTTGCACAAAACAATGAGATTGCCAAAGCAGGAGGAAATGAAATATTGCGTATTCCTGTTGTGGTGCATATTGTTTTTAACACCTCCATTCAAAACGTTCCCGATGAAGCGGTGTTTGAGCAAATAGAGATACTCAATCGCGACTACCGCCGCCAAAATTCAGATACTACCCTTACCCGTGATGAGTTTTTACCGGTTGCCGGTGATGCGGGAATAGAATTTTACCTCGCCGAATTAGACCCTGACGGAAACCCTACCACCGGAATTACCCGGACTCAAACTTCGGTTGCCAACTTTTCCCCCCTTTCCGGAATAGATATTTTTGAAATCATCAACCAAATCCTCGCTTGTGGAATCAATCCCTTAGATTTGTTGACCGGTGCTCCGTTGACCCCTGAACAGGAAGTCTGCCTCAATGCTGTTTTAGCTTCATTAGGTGGATTCGATGCCATGAAATTTGCCGACCAGGGCGGTAAAGATGCCTGGCCTACCGACCGGTATCTGAATATATGGGTTTGTAATATGGATGATGGCAGCGGAGTAGGAACCGTTTTAGGTTTTGCATACCCTCCGGCATCAGCCCCCAATTGGCCTCCCGGATCGGCCGGAACTCTTCAAACGGATGGGGTGGCCGTACATTATCCGGTTTTTGGCGGAACAGCCAACCCCGCACTTTCTGCCGCTTTAGCTGCCGTAGTTGGTGAAGGGAGAACCTGTGTTCACGAAGTAGGACATTATTTAGGGTTGCGCCATATTTGGGGCGATGGAGATTGTACGCAGGATGATGGAATTGCAGACACGCCTTTTTCCGATTCCGCATCTCAACAGGAATGTAATTATTCAAAAAATTCCTGTGTTGATTCCCCGGTCAACTTCCCCGATATGATTGAAAACTATATGGACTATTCAGACGAGGATTGTATGAATATATTTACCTTGCAACAAATCGGCATTATGCGCGCCATGTTGTTGGGACCTCGTTCCGGTTTGCTGGAAGGGCAGCAAATATCGGCACCTGTATGTGATTTTATTGCTTCTTCAACCTCTGTTTCGGTCAATGAACCTGTTCAGTTTACCGACCTCTCAACCGGTGGTATTTCCGAATGGTATTGGGCTTTTGGTAACGGAGATGGGAGCACCATTCAAAACCCGGTGTATGCCTATCCAGAACCCGGACTTTATGCCGTTTCGCTGACTGTAATCAACGATTTGGGGAATGATTTTGAACTCAAAGAAGGGTATATTTTGGTGTCAGAGGCAGTAGGTATTGAAGAAAACGGTTTTGTTTCAGAAATCAAAATCAATCCCAACCCAACCAAAGGATTCCTCAATATTGAGTTTCCTGCTTCACAAAACACTACACCATACCATATTTCGGTGATGAACATTTCAGGACAGGAAGTTTTGAGAATGGAAACAACTTCAAACACTACTTTCGACCTTTCGGCTCAACCCGACGGTGTATATCTGGTAAAAGTTACCCAAGCTGATCAAAGCATGACTCAAAAAGTACTGTTACAACATTAA
- a CDS encoding acyl-CoA dehydrogenase family protein has product MNFQLTEEHLMIQQAARDFAQNECKPGVIERDEKMQHPTDLVKRMGELGFLGMMVSPEYGGSGLDAVSYVLAMEEISKIDASCSVIMSVNNSLVCWGLETYGNEAQKAKYLPDLATGKIIGAFCLSEPEAGSDATSQRTTAIDMGDYYLLNGTKNWITSGGHAGIYLVIAQSDADKKHRGINALIVERNWKGVSTGAKENKMGIRASDTHSVMFQDVIVPKENRIGVDGFGFKFAMKTLDGGRIGIASQALGIASGAYELALAYSKERQAFGKPISQHQAIQFKLADMATRIEAARLLCLKAALLKDTGQPYGTAAAMAKLFASETAMEVTTEAVQVHGGYGYVKEYHVERLMRDAKITQIYEGTSEIQRLVIARSVLEG; this is encoded by the coding sequence ATGAATTTTCAACTTACAGAAGAGCATTTAATGATTCAACAGGCTGCCCGCGATTTTGCCCAAAATGAATGTAAACCCGGTGTGATAGAGCGGGACGAAAAAATGCAGCATCCGACAGATTTGGTCAAAAGAATGGGTGAACTTGGATTTTTAGGCATGATGGTTTCCCCCGAATATGGAGGAAGTGGTTTGGATGCGGTTTCTTATGTTTTGGCAATGGAAGAAATCTCTAAAATTGATGCCTCTTGTTCCGTGATTATGTCGGTCAATAATTCATTGGTATGCTGGGGTTTGGAAACTTATGGCAACGAAGCACAAAAGGCAAAATACCTTCCCGATTTGGCAACCGGTAAAATAATCGGTGCCTTTTGTCTTTCAGAACCTGAAGCAGGTTCGGATGCCACCTCTCAACGCACGACAGCCATAGATATGGGCGATTATTACCTGTTGAACGGCACAAAAAACTGGATTACCAGCGGCGGACATGCCGGAATTTATTTAGTCATAGCCCAAAGCGATGCAGATAAGAAACACCGGGGGATCAACGCCTTAATTGTTGAACGCAATTGGAAAGGGGTTTCTACCGGTGCCAAAGAAAACAAAATGGGTATCCGTGCTTCCGACACACATTCCGTTATGTTTCAGGATGTGATCGTGCCGAAAGAAAACCGTATCGGCGTTGATGGTTTCGGTTTTAAATTTGCCATGAAAACTTTAGACGGCGGAAGAATTGGGATAGCTTCTCAGGCTTTGGGTATTGCTTCAGGTGCTTATGAACTGGCATTGGCCTATTCAAAAGAACGACAAGCATTCGGTAAACCCATTTCTCAACATCAGGCCATACAGTTTAAACTGGCAGATATGGCTACCAGAATAGAAGCTGCACGTTTGCTCTGTCTAAAAGCCGCTTTGCTTAAAGATACCGGACAACCTTATGGAACAGCAGCAGCGATGGCAAAACTTTTTGCCTCAGAAACCGCTATGGAAGTAACTACCGAAGCCGTACAGGTACATGGAGGCTACGGATATGTAAAAGAATATCATGTTGAGCGGTTAATGCGCGATGCCAAAATTACTCAAATTTATGAAGGCACTTCAGAAATACAGCGTTTGGTCATTGCCCGAAGCGTTTTGGAAGGGTAA
- the tatC gene encoding twin-arginine translocase subunit TatC produces the protein MAAPKGKDDLTFIEHLEELRWHIARSLLAVTIIAIVVFMLPGVLFDTIIFGPKSEGFLTYTFFCKLSAWLGLGETLCIKPSAFDVINLEMSGQFLAHIKISFIAGLVVAFPYIFWEIWRFVRPGLYQSEINAMRGVVGAGSLLFLLGILFGYYIITPFSINFLVSYTVSTEVGNNIAFASYVDTILAIVLASGIMFELPLVVFFLSKMGLLTPEDMRAYRRHALVVILIVAAVITPPDVFSQILVTFPVYLLYELSINISARVAKKRAVEESEIDQRIEKVH, from the coding sequence ATGGCAGCACCCAAAGGAAAAGACGATTTGACCTTCATAGAGCATTTAGAAGAGCTGAGATGGCATATTGCCCGGTCTTTGCTTGCTGTAACCATCATTGCCATTGTCGTTTTTATGTTGCCCGGCGTGTTGTTTGACACCATCATATTTGGCCCAAAATCGGAAGGTTTTCTGACCTATACTTTTTTTTGCAAACTTTCGGCATGGCTGGGTTTGGGAGAAACCCTGTGTATCAAACCTTCTGCTTTCGATGTTATCAATCTCGAAATGTCGGGGCAGTTTCTGGCGCATATTAAAATTTCCTTTATCGCCGGATTGGTGGTGGCATTTCCCTATATTTTCTGGGAAATCTGGCGTTTTGTACGCCCGGGCTTATACCAGTCTGAAATTAACGCCATGAGAGGAGTGGTTGGGGCAGGTTCTCTATTGTTTTTGTTGGGAATCCTGTTTGGCTATTATATCATCACCCCGTTTTCCATCAATTTTTTAGTGTCCTACACCGTCAGCACAGAAGTAGGCAACAATATTGCTTTTGCATCTTATGTAGATACCATTCTGGCCATCGTTCTGGCATCTGGCATCATGTTTGAACTGCCATTGGTCGTCTTTTTTCTGAGCAAAATGGGGCTGCTCACGCCCGAAGACATGCGCGCCTACCGCCGGCATGCTTTAGTGGTGATTTTGATAGTAGCGGCAGTCATAACCCCTCCCGATGTGTTTTCGCAAATTCTCGTAACCTTTCCGGTGTACCTGCTTTACGAATTGAGCATCAATATTTCAGCAAGGGTAGCAAAAAAACGGGCAGTAGAAGAATCTGAAATAGACCAAAGAATCGAGAAGGTTCATTAA
- the murB gene encoding UDP-N-acetylmuramate dehydrogenase: MVDVVENYLLKDFNTFRLPVKARYFTTLTDIAGFQDLVALGKYDEMLILGGGSNILFTKDFDGLVIHNQLKGIEVVDENEEFVWITAKAGEVWHDLVRFCVGKNWGGIENLSLIPGSVGAAPIQNIGAYGVELTDVFDHLEAVHISTGELHLFTREDCRFAYRSSIFKQDFKGKYLISSVTLKLNKLPCFHLEYGDVQRKLEQLGYDIPTVSAVSEAICQIRNSKLPNPAELGNCGSFFKNPEISPELFGQLQTANPGIPNFSAPNGLIKIPAAWLIEQCGFKGKSMGNTGTYVHHALVIVNYGKASGEEIRDFALLMQKTVQNRFGILLEPEVNIL; this comes from the coding sequence ATGGTTGATGTCGTTGAAAATTATCTGCTGAAAGATTTTAACACATTCAGGTTGCCGGTAAAAGCGCGATATTTTACCACGCTGACTGATATTGCCGGATTTCAGGACCTTGTGGCTTTGGGAAAGTATGATGAGATGTTGATTTTGGGAGGAGGCAGCAATATTTTGTTTACCAAAGATTTCGACGGGTTAGTGATTCACAACCAACTAAAAGGTATTGAAGTCGTTGACGAAAACGAAGAATTTGTTTGGATAACTGCCAAAGCCGGAGAAGTTTGGCATGACTTGGTTCGTTTTTGTGTCGGAAAAAACTGGGGTGGTATTGAGAACCTTTCTTTAATTCCGGGTTCTGTCGGTGCAGCACCAATACAAAACATTGGGGCTTACGGGGTTGAACTGACAGATGTGTTTGACCATTTGGAAGCAGTTCATATTTCGACCGGAGAACTGCACTTGTTTACCCGTGAAGATTGCCGTTTTGCCTACCGCAGCAGTATTTTTAAGCAGGATTTCAAAGGAAAATATCTGATTTCTTCCGTTACACTGAAACTCAACAAACTACCTTGTTTCCACCTTGAATATGGGGATGTACAACGCAAACTGGAACAATTGGGTTACGACATTCCGACTGTTTCGGCGGTTAGTGAAGCGATATGTCAAATCAGGAATTCCAAGTTGCCCAATCCGGCAGAGTTAGGCAACTGCGGCAGTTTTTTTAAAAACCCCGAAATAAGCCCTGAATTGTTCGGCCAACTTCAAACTGCAAACCCCGGAATTCCCAATTTTTCGGCACCCAACGGGTTAATAAAAATTCCCGCCGCATGGCTGATTGAACAATGCGGTTTTAAGGGGAAAAGTATGGGCAATACGGGCACTTATGTTCACCATGCCTTGGTCATTGTCAACTACGGAAAGGCTTCAGGAGAAGAAATCAGGGATTTTGCCTTGCTCATGCAAAAAACTGTGCAAAACCGGTTTGGTATTTTGTTAGAGCCGGAGGTGAATATACTCTGA